In Nerophis ophidion isolate RoL-2023_Sa linkage group LG12, RoL_Noph_v1.0, whole genome shotgun sequence, a single window of DNA contains:
- the trabd gene encoding traB domain-containing protein, translated as MDQDNNSEDESLGPADDPSEDAPPCIPPGLTNSEAMELLWQYRAQRRQSSPELPETVTRLESPDGSLLYLVGTAHFSDSSKRDVAKTIRAVQPDVVVVELCQYRVSMLKMDENTLLREAKEINLEKVQQAVKQNGLMSGLMQILLLKVSAHITEQLGMAPGGEFREAFKEAGRVPFCKFHLGDRPIPVTFKRAIAALSWWQKVRLAWGLCFLSDPISKEDVEKCKQKDLLEQTMSEMIGEFPALHQTIVAERDIYLTHTLRQATRCVEAPPNAQKMPAVVVGVVGMGHVPGIEKNWDNHLNVSEIMSVAPPSQFGWVLHVVVKGVMMGMLGYVCYRAGGSLVRAMLSSSAVRSVVDNLRPFPA; from the exons ATGGACCAAGACAACAATTCAGAG GATGAATCGCTGGGACCAGCAGATGACCCCTCAGAAGATGCGCCGCCGTGCATTCCTCCAGGACTTA CCAACAGTGAAGCAATGGAGCTACTATGGCAGTATCGAGCCCAGCGTCGGCAGTCATCACCTGAGCTACCAGAGACAGTGACCCGTCTTGAATCCCCTGATGGCAGTCTGCTGTACCTAGTGGGCACTGCCCACTTTAGTGACAGCAGCAAAAGGGATGTGGCCAAG ACGATCCGGGCTGTCCAGCCAGATGTGGTAGTGGTGGAGTTGTGCCAGTACAGAGTGTCCATGTTGAAGATGGATGAGAATACGTTGCTGAGGGAAGCCAAAGAGATTAACCTGGAAAAGGTCCAGCAGGCCGTCAAGCAG AATGGGTTGATGTCTGGCCTGATGCAGATACTTCTGCTGAAAGTTTCTGCTCACATCACTGAGCAGCTCGGCATGGCTCCTGGAGGGGAATTCAGGGAAGCCTTCAAAGAG GCTGGGCGTGTGCCATTCTGTAAGTTTCATCTAGGAGACAGACCCATCCCTGTGACGTTCAAGAGAGCCATCGCTGCACTCAGCTGGTGGCAAAAGGTCCGTCTGGCTTGGGGTCTTTGCTTCCTTTCAGACCCAATCAG CAAAGAGGATGTTGAGAAATGCAAACAGAAGGACCTGCTGGAACAGACCATGTCAGAGATGATCGGTGAGTTTCCAGCTCTTCACCAGACTATTGTGGCGGAGAGAGACATCTACCTCACGCACACATTGCGCCAGGCTACACGCTGTGTTGAGGCTCCCCCTAATGCCCAGA AAATGCCTGCTGTTGTAGTTGGAGTTGTTGGAATGGGTCATGTGCCTGGCATTGAAAAAAACTGGGATAACCATCTCAACGTTAGTGAGATTATGAG TGTTGCACCCCCCTCCCAGTTTGGCTGGGTTTTGCATGTGGTTGTTAAAGGCGTCATGATGGGGATGCTGGGATATGTATGCTACCGTGCCGGAGGGAGTTTAGTTAGAGCCATGCTGTCTTCGTCCGCTGTCCGATCAGTTGTGGACAATCTGCGTCCATTCCCAGCTTGA